In Exiguobacterium sibiricum 7-3, a genomic segment contains:
- a CDS encoding HD domain-containing protein — protein sequence MAVTLVTIIEHPIAQKYLERSGLNHAISVAEQALTLATQRGLDADTATKAALLHDIGHYEWYTDGTWNYDLYRQNDIHAIKGAERAHKLLIRLGEEPERAKEIALAVLLHTDSYLPPGTINRTPLQQLVHDADTLEEQPGGLHHYEKIPFEEAIKRLHALDSVVHRFNNLPRIASEN from the coding sequence ATGGCAGTTACTCTCGTTACAATCATTGAGCATCCGATTGCTCAAAAATATCTAGAACGATCCGGCTTGAATCATGCCATTTCTGTAGCGGAACAGGCTTTGACACTCGCCACGCAACGTGGCCTTGATGCAGATACGGCGACGAAAGCTGCCTTGCTTCATGATATAGGTCATTACGAATGGTATACGGACGGCACCTGGAATTATGATCTCTACCGTCAGAATGATATCCATGCGATTAAAGGGGCAGAACGGGCACATAAACTGTTGATTCGTCTTGGCGAAGAGCCAGAGCGTGCAAAAGAAATCGCCTTAGCGGTTCTTCTGCATACAGATTCTTATTTACCGCCTGGTACGATCAACCGTACTCCGTTGCAACAATTGGTGCACGATGCAGATACGCTCGAAGAACAACCGGGTGGTCTTCATCATTATGAGAAGATTCCATTCGAAGAAGCCATCAAGCGTCTGCATGCTCTTGATTCGGTTGTCCACCGCTTCAACAACCTTCCTCGTATTGCTTCCGAAAATTAA
- the spxA gene encoding transcriptional regulator SpxA, with protein sequence MVTLYTSPSCTSCRKARAWLEEHEIPFVERNIFSEPLSLDEIKQILRMTEDGTDEIISTRSKVFSKLDVSVENLSLQHLYDLIQEYPGLLRRPILIDEKRLQVGYNEDEIRRFLPRKVRTFQLLEAQRLVNE encoded by the coding sequence ATGGTAACACTCTATACTTCACCAAGCTGTACTTCTTGTCGTAAAGCGCGCGCATGGCTTGAAGAACATGAAATCCCATTTGTGGAACGCAATATTTTCTCAGAACCATTATCGCTTGATGAAATTAAACAGATCCTTCGTATGACAGAAGACGGAACGGATGAAATCATTTCGACCCGTTCAAAAGTCTTTTCAAAATTAGATGTATCGGTTGAAAATCTATCATTACAACACTTGTATGATTTAATTCAAGAATATCCAGGATTGTTGCGCCGTCCGATTTTGATTGATGAAAAGCGTCTACAAGTTGGATACAATGAAGATGAAATCCGCCGATTTTTACCACGTAAAGTTCGTACTTTCCAATTATTAGAAGCACAGCGCCTTGTCAACGAATAA
- the mecA gene encoding adaptor protein MecA: MKIERVNDNTVKFFITYTDIERRGFARDEIWYNRERGEQLFWQMMDEANEKESISFEGPLWIQVQAFEKGLEVTVTIAKTTIDGEQVDEDELDSLLRSAMSDAEEKETELSQDVLFETIDFEHIIALSQYAEAPIFEEVKTALYQKDGLYLLHLHFKDETEVEEQENVMSLIAEYLNFSEQTIHPVAEYGKIIVPDNVFTFIRKQFPN; this comes from the coding sequence TTGAAAATCGAACGCGTCAATGACAACACCGTCAAGTTCTTCATTACGTACACGGACATCGAACGCCGCGGCTTCGCCCGAGACGAGATTTGGTACAACCGTGAGCGTGGAGAACAGCTATTCTGGCAGATGATGGATGAAGCGAATGAAAAAGAGTCCATCTCCTTCGAAGGTCCACTATGGATACAAGTACAGGCATTTGAAAAAGGTTTAGAAGTCACCGTTACAATCGCTAAAACAACGATTGACGGAGAGCAAGTTGACGAAGATGAGTTGGATTCGTTACTTCGTTCCGCGATGTCTGATGCGGAAGAAAAAGAAACGGAACTCAGTCAAGATGTCTTATTTGAAACAATAGATTTCGAGCATATCATTGCCCTTAGCCAATATGCAGAAGCACCGATCTTCGAAGAAGTAAAGACCGCGCTTTATCAAAAAGATGGACTCTACCTGTTGCATCTTCATTTCAAAGATGAGACTGAAGTGGAAGAGCAGGAAAATGTGATGAGCCTGATTGCAGAGTACTTGAACTTTAGTGAACAGACGATTCATCCTGTAGCTGAGTACGGAAAAATAATCGTGCCTGACAACGTCTTTACGTTTATCCGGAAACAGTTTCCGAATTAA
- a CDS encoding ABC transporter ATP-binding protein has protein sequence MENRSKLLEVKNLKQHFNIGRGRVVKAVDGLSFDIYEGEVLGLVGESGCGKSTTGRSIIGLYDATDGEVLFKGENVHAKKSRKEKLKFNRSMQMIFQDPYASLNPRMTVGDIIAEGIDIHGLAKSKDERNDRVYDLLETVGLTKEHASRYPHEFSGGQRQRIGIARALAVEPDFIIADEPISALDVSIQAQVVNLMKKLQRDRSLTYLFIAHDLSMVKYISDRIGVMYQGHLVELCDADRLYENPVHAYTKSLLSAIPLPDPEHERTRKRIIYDRPTGGAVGKSNEDSSIPPLREIEPGHYVSMTDAELEAYQAQLV, from the coding sequence ATGGAGAATCGTAGTAAATTACTTGAAGTAAAAAACTTGAAACAGCACTTTAATATTGGTCGTGGCCGTGTCGTTAAAGCGGTTGACGGTTTGTCATTCGATATCTACGAAGGGGAAGTTCTTGGTCTCGTTGGAGAGTCAGGTTGTGGAAAATCGACAACGGGGCGTTCCATCATCGGTTTATACGATGCGACGGACGGAGAAGTCCTTTTCAAAGGTGAAAATGTTCATGCTAAAAAATCGCGTAAAGAGAAATTGAAATTCAACCGTTCGATGCAAATGATTTTCCAAGATCCATATGCATCATTAAATCCACGGATGACAGTCGGAGATATCATCGCGGAAGGAATTGATATTCATGGTCTTGCCAAGTCGAAAGACGAGCGAAACGACCGTGTGTATGATCTTCTTGAAACGGTCGGTTTGACGAAAGAACACGCAAGCCGTTATCCGCATGAATTCTCAGGTGGACAACGTCAACGGATCGGGATTGCCCGTGCGTTAGCCGTTGAACCAGACTTCATCATTGCCGATGAGCCAATCTCTGCACTAGATGTATCGATTCAAGCACAGGTTGTCAACTTGATGAAGAAGTTGCAACGTGATCGCAGTCTGACATATCTGTTCATTGCCCACGATCTATCAATGGTCAAATATATCTCAGATCGTATCGGAGTCATGTATCAAGGTCACCTCGTAGAATTATGTGACGCGGATCGTCTTTATGAAAATCCGGTCCATGCTTATACGAAATCCTTGTTATCAGCGATTCCACTTCCGGACCCGGAGCATGAGCGGACACGTAAGCGGATCATTTATGATCGGCCGACAGGCGGAGCGGTTGGGAAATCGAATGAAGATTCGAGTATCCCGCCATTACGCGAAATCGAGCCGGGTCATTACGTCTCAATGACAGATGCAGAACTCGAAGCATATCAAGCACAACTTGTCTAA